A stretch of Methanosphaerula palustris E1-9c DNA encodes these proteins:
- a CDS encoding glycosyltransferase family 2 protein, which translates to MASTTPTVSVILPTYNRAHLLPTAIESVLNQTYRDLELIVVDDGSKDSTEEVIRTITDERLRYIRYEPNQGANHARNVGIQAARGPFIAFQDSDDDWFPDKLEKNMKLFEMVGPEVGVVYSGYWKHMGNNQKMYIPFTWVKQRDGDVHHELMRGNFVTTQAAVVRKECFEKSGLWMEGLPAKQEWELFLRISKDYKFAYIDEPLLNSNFTETGISNTNTSVYRGMEMVLNKHYDEFKMFPALLAEHYIRLGIQFASVGEFAKGRTYLKKGAALNRGNLKYQGVALLSLFGETIFNRMISAYQARDKEIDN; encoded by the coding sequence ATGGCGAGTACAACTCCCACGGTCAGTGTCATTCTCCCTACCTATAACAGAGCACACCTGCTCCCCACGGCTATCGAGAGTGTACTGAACCAGACATACAGGGACCTGGAACTGATCGTGGTTGATGATGGATCGAAGGACTCCACAGAGGAGGTGATCAGGACCATCACCGACGAACGGCTCAGATATATCAGGTACGAGCCGAACCAGGGAGCTAACCACGCCAGGAATGTGGGTATCCAGGCTGCCCGCGGACCGTTCATCGCCTTCCAGGACAGCGACGACGACTGGTTCCCTGACAAACTCGAGAAAAATATGAAACTCTTTGAGATGGTGGGCCCGGAGGTGGGCGTCGTCTACTCAGGCTACTGGAAGCATATGGGCAACAACCAGAAGATGTACATCCCGTTCACCTGGGTGAAACAGAGGGACGGAGACGTTCACCATGAACTGATGCGTGGCAACTTTGTGACAACGCAGGCAGCCGTGGTTAGAAAAGAGTGCTTTGAAAAGTCCGGACTCTGGATGGAGGGGCTGCCAGCTAAGCAGGAGTGGGAACTGTTCCTGCGGATCAGCAAGGATTACAAGTTTGCGTATATTGATGAACCGCTGCTCAACTCCAACTTCACTGAGACCGGCATCTCCAATACCAACACCAGTGTCTACCGCGGGATGGAGATGGTACTCAATAAGCACTATGACGAGTTCAAGATGTTCCCGGCCCTGCTCGCCGAGCATTACATCAGGCTTGGGATCCAGTTCGCCTCGGTCGGAGAGTTTGCAAAGGGCAGAACCTACCTGAAGAAGGGGGCCGCCCTGAACCGCGGCAACCTGAAGTATCAGGGTGTCGCCCTCCTCTCTCTCTTCGGCGAGACAATCTTCAACCGAATGATCAGTGCATACCAGGCACGCGATAAGGAGATCGATAACTGA
- a CDS encoding FprA family A-type flavoprotein, with protein MTANEIVPGVHAVGTVDWDRRLFDELVPLPHGTSYNAYLVQGSEKVALIDASDPEMELPFITNLMKGGVGHIDYVVVNHAEQDHSGLLPLVLELYSDAKVVTNATCKDLLKSFLGIEDEKIIVIKDGETLSLGDKTLEFLITPWVHWPDTMLTYLREDKILFSCDLFGAHMATSDLFMSDAREWYTHAKRYYAEIMMPFRNSIKGYLERLKAYPIAIICPSHGPIHDRPETVLEAYADWTSDEVKNTVVIPYISMHGSTKAMVDFLVRALTERGVGVKQFQLSLTDTGDLAMALVDAATIVIATPTVLFGPHPKVVYAAYLANILKPKTRFVSVITSYGWGGKTVDTLVGMLNHLKVEVLEPVTVKGYPTEETQKDLTRLADEIFKKHKESIGVL; from the coding sequence ATGACTGCGAATGAGATCGTACCTGGTGTCCACGCTGTCGGGACCGTCGACTGGGATCGCCGGCTCTTCGACGAACTGGTCCCCCTCCCACATGGCACCAGTTACAATGCGTACCTGGTCCAGGGGAGTGAAAAGGTCGCTCTGATTGATGCATCCGACCCGGAGATGGAACTGCCGTTCATCACCAACCTGATGAAGGGTGGGGTTGGGCATATCGACTATGTGGTGGTCAATCATGCCGAGCAGGACCATTCCGGACTGCTCCCCCTGGTCCTTGAACTCTATTCTGATGCGAAGGTGGTGACCAATGCGACCTGCAAGGACCTGCTCAAAAGTTTCCTCGGGATCGAAGACGAGAAGATCATCGTCATCAAGGACGGTGAGACTCTCTCCCTCGGCGATAAGACCCTTGAGTTTCTGATCACCCCCTGGGTCCACTGGCCCGACACGATGCTGACGTACCTGCGGGAGGACAAAATTCTCTTCTCATGCGACCTCTTCGGGGCCCACATGGCAACCAGCGATCTGTTCATGAGTGACGCCCGAGAGTGGTACACGCACGCAAAGCGGTATTATGCAGAGATCATGATGCCGTTCCGCAACAGCATCAAAGGCTACCTGGAACGATTGAAGGCTTATCCGATCGCGATCATCTGCCCGAGCCACGGTCCCATCCATGACCGACCGGAGACGGTGCTGGAGGCCTATGCGGACTGGACCTCGGACGAGGTGAAGAACACCGTCGTGATCCCGTACATCTCGATGCACGGATCGACCAAGGCGATGGTCGACTTTCTGGTCAGGGCTCTGACCGAGCGGGGTGTAGGAGTAAAACAGTTCCAGCTCTCCCTGACCGATACCGGAGACCTGGCGATGGCACTCGTCGACGCGGCCACGATCGTGATCGCGACCCCGACGGTCCTCTTCGGCCCGCATCCCAAGGTGGTATACGCAGCCTATCTGGCCAACATCCTCAAGCCCAAGACCCGGTTCGTCTCGGTGATCACCTCGTATGGGTGGGGTGGGAAGACCGTCGACACCCTGGTCGGGATGCTGAACCATCTGAAGGTCGAGGTGCTCGAGCCGGTGACCGTGAAAGGGTATCCGACCGAGGAGACCCAGAAGGATCTGACCAGGCTCGCCGACGAAATTTTTAAGAAGCATAAGGAGAGTATAGGAGTCCTGTAA
- a CDS encoding Mrp/NBP35 family ATP-binding protein — translation MADNQDQRELCTEPEKQENCSGDCGSCPSASEHGAQGAPSHLPEKAKIDVKHVILVLSGKGGVGKSTVAVNLAYALSNHGFNVGLLDLDLHGPSVAKMLGIEDYKLQVIGNLIEPARITGSLSALSMAFLLPDTSTPVIWRGPMKMSVISQFLNEVNWGQLDYLVVDLPPGTGDEALTIAQLAPNVRGAVIVTTPQEVAILDSRKTIKFIEKLDLPVLGIVENMSGLICPHCKTEIDVFGKGGGEKAAKEFSVPFLGSIPLDLAMREAGDEGRPYVLRHSDSPTWKAVDSVMEELVKRVEN, via the coding sequence ATGGCAGATAATCAAGATCAACGTGAACTTTGTACTGAACCGGAGAAACAGGAGAACTGCAGCGGGGACTGCGGGAGCTGCCCGAGTGCCAGCGAACATGGAGCGCAGGGTGCACCATCTCATCTCCCGGAGAAGGCGAAGATCGATGTCAAACATGTGATCCTGGTGCTGAGCGGAAAGGGTGGTGTTGGCAAGTCCACAGTGGCAGTGAATCTCGCGTACGCACTCTCAAACCACGGCTTTAATGTAGGTCTTCTCGACCTGGACCTGCATGGACCGAGCGTAGCAAAGATGCTCGGAATCGAAGACTACAAACTGCAGGTGATCGGGAATCTGATCGAGCCGGCACGGATCACCGGTTCACTGAGTGCACTCTCGATGGCATTCCTGCTCCCGGACACCAGTACTCCCGTGATCTGGCGTGGACCGATGAAGATGAGTGTGATCAGCCAGTTCTTAAACGAAGTGAACTGGGGGCAGCTGGATTACCTGGTCGTGGACCTGCCGCCGGGCACCGGGGACGAGGCGCTGACGATCGCTCAGCTGGCACCGAATGTTCGGGGCGCTGTGATCGTGACGACGCCACAGGAGGTCGCGATCCTCGACTCACGCAAGACGATCAAGTTCATCGAGAAACTCGATCTCCCGGTGCTCGGGATCGTCGAGAATATGAGCGGGCTGATCTGTCCGCACTGCAAGACCGAGATCGACGTTTTTGGCAAAGGAGGAGGAGAGAAAGCCGCAAAAGAGTTCAGTGTTCCGTTCCTCGGCAGTATCCCGCTCGACCTGGCCATGCGGGAGGCCGGCGACGAGGGGAGACCCTATGTGCTTCGCCACAGCGACAGCCCGACCTGGAAGGCGGTCGACAGCGTGATGGAAGAACTGGTCAAGCGAGTTGAGAACTGA
- a CDS encoding rubredoxin: MEMYICTICGHTYDPAVGEEKQNITPGIAFEDLPEDWTCPVCGAGKAMFRKA, encoded by the coding sequence ATGGAAATGTACATTTGCACAATCTGTGGCCATACCTATGACCCAGCAGTCGGAGAAGAGAAGCAGAACATCACCCCGGGCATTGCCTTTGAAGATCTCCCCGAGGACTGGACATGCCCGGTCTGCGGTGCAGGCAAGGCAATGTTCCGGAAGGCCTGA
- a CDS encoding small ribosomal subunit Rsm22 family protein, with the protein MAHKKEMNENRPLPDSEGGQKVSEQAAVLVPDEQERTAIQSFLAADAVPTALQNLIEQYIVRKIDKDWHDPVILDRIRRAIVTQKIRYWNEKAKKPITYKGGYSVIAYLAYQFPVYYLQFASIFSELAAAGLLKKEMVIVDAGSGPGVVPLAVIDLMKRLHGCHATIHAIEQSEEHREAYRYLVEGYGKEVPAVTLTPPMNKDITKVKPEDLPVSIDLLVFSNVLNELHESSIQDRADLIRRWTSRLAPDGIILLIEPAERVASSALRKTTQMLAAAGLTVYSPCPDLWRSRCSCQDCWTFEERRSIRPTHLMEVLADDPEGYRYLNTDIKFSSAIIRMDKKTRTRFEPLSEKKYARFSHLASHENHRVSCAAMKMSADLGDPKNHVFLLCDGTSPVPVFAVLPAYHETEENRAIRTCGYGEGMVLQGVLVRQNRKTGAYNLLISKQSRAIPFQQDLEN; encoded by the coding sequence ATGGCCCATAAGAAAGAGATGAATGAGAACAGGCCGCTGCCCGATTCAGAAGGTGGACAAAAGGTCAGCGAACAGGCAGCGGTACTCGTGCCGGACGAACAGGAGCGGACAGCGATCCAGTCGTTCCTGGCAGCCGACGCTGTCCCCACAGCCCTGCAGAACCTGATCGAACAGTATATCGTCAGAAAGATCGATAAGGACTGGCATGACCCGGTGATCCTCGACCGGATCAGGCGGGCGATCGTTACACAGAAGATCCGGTACTGGAACGAGAAGGCAAAAAAACCGATCACCTACAAGGGCGGGTACAGTGTGATCGCTTATCTCGCCTACCAGTTCCCGGTCTACTACCTGCAGTTTGCCAGCATCTTCTCTGAACTGGCAGCAGCCGGACTGTTGAAGAAGGAGATGGTGATCGTCGATGCAGGATCCGGGCCAGGAGTAGTCCCGCTCGCGGTCATCGACCTGATGAAGCGTTTGCACGGATGTCACGCCACGATCCATGCCATCGAACAGTCTGAAGAGCACCGGGAAGCCTACCGCTATCTGGTCGAAGGCTACGGGAAAGAAGTTCCTGCCGTCACCCTGACTCCACCGATGAATAAGGACATCACAAAGGTGAAGCCGGAGGATCTGCCGGTGTCGATCGATCTGCTGGTCTTCTCAAACGTCTTGAACGAGTTGCACGAGAGCAGCATCCAGGACCGGGCAGACCTGATCAGGAGATGGACCTCGCGGCTTGCACCCGATGGAATTATTCTGTTGATCGAACCCGCAGAACGGGTGGCCTCCTCTGCGCTCAGAAAGACCACGCAGATGCTGGCAGCAGCCGGACTCACCGTCTACAGCCCCTGCCCGGACCTCTGGAGGAGCCGGTGCAGCTGCCAGGACTGCTGGACCTTTGAAGAGCGGCGCTCGATCCGACCGACCCATCTGATGGAGGTGCTGGCTGACGATCCGGAAGGGTACCGGTACCTGAACACGGACATCAAGTTCTCCTCTGCGATCATAAGAATGGATAAAAAAACCAGGACTCGCTTTGAGCCCCTCTCTGAAAAGAAATATGCACGCTTCTCTCATCTCGCCAGCCACGAGAACCACCGGGTCTCGTGTGCGGCCATGAAGATGTCGGCTGATCTCGGCGATCCGAAGAATCATGTCTTCCTTCTCTGCGACGGCACCTCACCAGTGCCGGTCTTTGCAGTCCTCCCTGCGTACCACGAGACTGAAGAGAACAGGGCGATTCGAACCTGCGGATATGGAGAGGGAATGGTTCTGCAGGGGGTCCTGGTCCGGCAGAACAGAAAGACCGGGGCCTACAACCTGCTGATCAGTAAACAGTCCCGGGCCATTCCATTCCAGCAGGACCTGGAGAACTGA
- a CDS encoding response regulator — MISVLYVDDERSLLDIGKLFLEKRGDMQVETLTSATEALQVIREHPFDAIISDYQMPDMDGLSFLKELRKQDKQVPFVLFTGRGREEVVIEALNCGADFYLQKGGNATPQFAELRNMLQTAITRRKDNEKITRYNRALRMILACNQIIVRTTDEQELLHQICETLVNLGGYRFSWVGSVEGDEKIIHPLAYAGFEDGYLSAGTISWRETADGDGHTRTAIRTRTPAVARNLQTNFNAAWRKEAAARGYASSIAIPMIDDEFVWGVLKVYAIETDAFDPEEVDLLTGLARDMAHGIFSLRTERERRTTRKALEISEARYRAIIEDQTDMVARFTPDGLLTFVNTSFITSCNRFREDLIGADLYHLLAPEERETVRSRIIALTADEPLIALEAHLPTPQGIKAVHWVCRAITDRNRTVVEFQIVGREIDNNLTRSPENPSAN; from the coding sequence ATGATCTCTGTTCTCTATGTTGATGATGAGCGATCACTCCTGGACATTGGAAAGTTGTTCCTTGAAAAGAGGGGGGATATGCAGGTGGAGACACTCACCTCTGCAACTGAGGCGCTGCAGGTGATCAGAGAGCATCCCTTTGATGCGATCATATCAGACTATCAGATGCCTGATATGGATGGCCTCTCCTTTCTCAAAGAACTACGAAAACAGGATAAACAGGTTCCGTTCGTCCTCTTCACCGGCCGGGGACGGGAGGAGGTGGTGATCGAGGCACTGAACTGCGGAGCGGACTTCTATCTTCAGAAAGGAGGGAATGCTACCCCGCAGTTCGCAGAACTGCGTAATATGCTCCAGACTGCGATCACCCGACGAAAGGATAATGAGAAGATCACCCGGTACAATCGTGCTCTCAGAATGATTCTGGCCTGCAACCAGATCATCGTCCGAACCACCGATGAACAGGAACTGTTGCACCAGATCTGCGAGACCCTGGTAAACCTCGGAGGATACCGGTTCTCATGGGTCGGTTCCGTCGAAGGTGACGAGAAGATCATACACCCCCTGGCTTACGCCGGATTTGAGGACGGATACCTCTCAGCCGGGACCATCTCCTGGCGGGAGACTGCCGATGGTGATGGGCATACCAGAACAGCGATCAGGACCAGAACCCCGGCTGTAGCCAGAAACCTTCAGACCAACTTCAATGCGGCCTGGCGAAAAGAAGCTGCTGCCCGGGGATATGCCTCCTCAATAGCGATCCCAATGATCGATGACGAATTCGTCTGGGGGGTTCTGAAGGTCTATGCGATCGAGACCGATGCATTCGACCCAGAAGAGGTGGACCTCCTGACGGGTTTGGCACGGGATATGGCACATGGGATCTTCTCCCTCAGAACAGAGAGAGAGCGCAGAACAACACGGAAAGCCCTGGAGATCAGTGAGGCCCGGTACCGGGCGATCATCGAAGATCAGACCGACATGGTCGCAAGGTTCACCCCGGACGGTCTCCTGACTTTTGTGAACACCTCGTTCATCACGTCCTGCAACAGGTTCCGGGAGGACCTGATCGGTGCGGACCTCTATCACCTGCTCGCCCCTGAGGAGCGGGAGACAGTCAGATCCAGGATTATAGCCCTGACAGCAGATGAACCGCTCATCGCCCTCGAAGCTCATCTCCCGACTCCGCAAGGCATCAAAGCAGTCCACTGGGTCTGCAGAGCGATCACCGACCGGAACCGGACTGTGGTTGAGTTTCAGATTGTGGGCAGGGAGATCGACAACAATCTCACCAGGTCACCAGAGAATCCCAGTGCAAATTGA